The proteins below are encoded in one region of Serratia symbiotica:
- a CDS encoding CPBP family intramembrane glutamic endopeptidase, with translation MWGVLAASLFFLPFNRLLAWLILAASAAMGLYHGVLTPLSLGYLLVIAALAWLRYHFHAIRHLAITVETLLVASCLALFLHLVPGIHNPLMINGEKTGPLSPPFTLYYHFDKALVPFLLFACLPTLFSADSGQRVGKAGWIALLISMAALLLLAVTLGRLKIEWHTPSWLLQYAMANLFFTCMAEEALFRGYLQQRLSQWLSAWPALIITALIFGTAHLAGGMWMVMFATLAGLIYGLAWMWSGRLWVPTLFHFGLNLAHLLFFTFPWYQQP, from the coding sequence ATGTGGGGCGTACTTGCTGCTTCGTTATTTTTCTTGCCGTTTAACCGACTGTTAGCCTGGCTAATTTTGGCTGCGTCTGCGGCTATGGGGCTTTATCATGGCGTGTTGACGCCGCTCAGCCTAGGATACCTGCTGGTTATCGCCGCGCTGGCATGGCTGCGATATCACTTTCACGCCATACGTCACCTGGCGATAACCGTTGAAACATTGCTGGTCGCCAGTTGCCTGGCGCTTTTCTTGCACCTGGTGCCAGGCATTCATAACCCCTTGATGATAAACGGTGAAAAAACCGGCCCTCTCAGCCCACCTTTTACCTTATATTACCACTTCGATAAAGCGCTGGTGCCGTTCCTGCTGTTCGCCTGCCTGCCAACGTTATTTTCCGCCGATAGCGGCCAGCGCGTTGGCAAAGCGGGCTGGATAGCCTTGTTGATCAGCATGGCCGCGTTATTGCTGTTGGCCGTCACGCTAGGCAGGCTGAAGATAGAGTGGCATACCCCATCCTGGCTCTTACAGTATGCCATGGCCAATCTGTTCTTCACCTGTATGGCTGAAGAGGCACTGTTTCGCGGTTACCTGCAACAACGTCTCAGCCAGTGGCTAAGTGCCTGGCCAGCGTTGATTATCACAGCGCTAATATTCGGCACAGCGCACCTGGCTGGCGGCATGTGGATGGTGATGTTCGCCACACTGGCCGGTTTAATTTATGGCCTGGCCTGGATGTGGAGTGGTCGGCTGTGGGTGCCGACCCTGTTCCATTTCGGGCTTAACTTGGCTCACCTGTTGTTCTTCACCTTTCCATGGTATCAACAGCCATAA
- a CDS encoding PsiF family protein, translating to MRLITAFPLLVLGSFMLSTNLMAADTAVKTPSPAQAAQQKRMTDCNHQASTKSLKGENRSTFMSTCLKAKSSSTVGKSLTPQQQKMKDCNADAKAKSLKGNERKTFMSACLKKSA from the coding sequence ATGCGTTTGATTACTGCATTTCCATTATTGGTTCTGGGAAGCTTCATGCTGAGTACTAACCTGATGGCAGCCGATACGGCGGTGAAAACGCCTTCTCCGGCGCAGGCGGCCCAGCAAAAACGTATGACCGATTGCAACCATCAAGCTTCCACCAAATCGCTGAAAGGCGAAAACCGCTCTACCTTTATGAGCACCTGTCTGAAGGCTAAAAGCTCCTCCACTGTGGGCAAATCCTTGACCCCGCAGCAGCAAAAAATGAAAGACTGTAATGCTGATGCCAAAGCCAAAAGCCTGAAAGGCAATGAGCGTAAAACCTTTATGAGCGCCTGCCTGAAGAAATCAGCCTGA
- the gpmA gene encoding 2,3-diphosphoglycerate-dependent phosphoglycerate mutase, protein MAVTKLVLVRHGESQWNNENRFTGWYDVDLSDKGRAEAKAAGNLLKDEGFSFDFAYTSVLKRAIHTLWHILDELDQAWLPSEKSWKLNERHYGALQGLNKAETAEKYGDEQVKQWRRGFAVTPPELTKEDERYPGYDPRYSALTEQELPLTESLALTIDRVIPYWNEEILPRIKSGERVIVAAHGNSLRALVKYLDNLSEDEILELNIPTGVPLVYEFDDNFKPIKRYYLGNADEIAAKAAAVANQGKAK, encoded by the coding sequence ATGGCTGTAACTAAGCTGGTTCTTGTGCGTCACGGCGAAAGCCAGTGGAACAACGAAAATCGCTTCACCGGTTGGTATGATGTTGATTTGTCCGATAAAGGCCGTGCTGAAGCGAAAGCAGCAGGCAATTTGTTGAAAGACGAAGGTTTTTCTTTCGATTTTGCCTATACCTCCGTACTGAAGCGTGCGATCCACACCCTGTGGCATATCCTCGACGAGCTGGACCAAGCCTGGCTACCCAGTGAAAAATCCTGGAAGCTGAACGAGCGTCACTATGGCGCTCTACAAGGCCTGAACAAGGCAGAAACCGCTGAGAAATATGGCGATGAACAGGTCAAACAATGGCGTCGTGGTTTCGCTGTGACCCCGCCAGAACTGACTAAAGAAGACGAACGCTACCCAGGCTACGATCCGCGCTACAGTGCGCTCACTGAGCAAGAGCTGCCGCTAACCGAAAGCTTGGCGCTGACCATCGATCGCGTTATTCCATATTGGAACGAAGAGATCTTGCCACGCATCAAGAGCGGTGAGCGCGTTATCGTGGCGGCTCACGGCAACTCGCTGCGCGCACTGGTGAAATACCTGGATAACCTGAGCGAGGATGAGATCCTTGAGCTGAACATCCCAACCGGAGTGCCATTGGTGTATGAGTTCGATGACAACTTTAAGCCAATCAAGCGCTACTATTTGGGCAATGCCGACGAAATCGCCGCTAAAGCGGCTGCCGTGGCAAACCAGGGTAAGGCGAAATAA
- a CDS encoding IS1 family transposase: MVRKTLCFSRSIALHEKAIASFTEKHRFY, from the coding sequence GTGGTTCGCAAAACTCTCTGCTTCTCACGTTCTATTGCGCTACATGAAAAAGCCATCGCTTCCTTTACTGAAAAACACAGGTTCTACTAA